One window of the Choristoneura fumiferana chromosome 18, NRCan_CFum_1, whole genome shotgun sequence genome contains the following:
- the LOC141437582 gene encoding uncharacterized protein, translated as MPRRGSDEQEPPRKRRRMIVYSDSEDSEQSDNDQQQNNDDNVGDNSQPPVATDTPDDLPKTQDQPMDSTPQQTEPSLEETLVELDAEFLAALGDPADDIPTYGEKIQQDLALRWLPLLCKGIPKDKKEILTKEHTIPENCKFLRAPTLNAEISAAISDIARARDKKLEINQNQLGLGISAVGKGLSLLLTNDDKHKKIQAIKSIADGCRILADLHYNETQGRIKLITPGLDKAFLHVIQDVKRDETLFGEKLSEKIKSSKTIEKQGLQIKKTPVPLKTTAGGATQSQPSTSRPRNQGNWSSASHYQSSKRGGRGRTYKYGATSRKPSSSTTTATSKPPSAAGSRPRATTQQ; from the exons atgccgcGAAGAGGTTCCGATGAGCAGGAACCACCGAGGAAAAGACGACGGATGATTGTATATTCGGACTCTGAGGATTCTGAACAATCAG ATAATGATCAACAACAAAATAATGACGACAATGTTGGCGACAATAGTCAGCCCCCGGTGGCGACAGATACCCCAGATGATTTACCCAAAACCCAAGACCAACCAATGGATTCGACGCCTCAACAGACTGAACCCTCACTCGAAGAAACTCTCGTGGAACTAGACGCGGAGTTTTTAGCAGCGTTAGGTGACCCGGCAGACGACATACCCACATACGGAGAAAAAATTCAACAGGACCTAGCACTGCGCTGGTTGCCCCTGTTATGTAAAGGTATTCCTAAAGATAAAAAGGAAATCCTGACAAAGGAACACACCATACCAGAGAACTGTAAGTTCCTGCGAGCCCCGACTTTGAACGCTGAAATTTCAGCAGCAATTTCTGACATAGCCAGGGCTCGGGACAAGAAGCTCGAAATTAACCAGAACCAACTGGGATTGGGGATTTCGGCAGTCGGTAAAGGATTATCTTTATTGCTCACCAACGacgacaaacataaaaaaattcaggCCATAAAGTCTATTGCAGACGGCTGTAGAATTTTAGCCGACCTGCATTACAACGAGACACAAGGCAGAATAAAACTTATAACTCCTGGCCTAGATAAAGCCTTCTTACACGTGATACAGGACGTGAAGAGAGACGAAACTCTTTTCGGTGAAAAACTTTCGGAGAAGATAAAATCCTCCAAAACCATTGAGAAACAGGGTCTTCAGATCAAGAAAACTCCAGTTCCTCTGAAAACTACTGCAGGCGGAGCTACTCAATCTCAGCCGTCGACCTCTCGCCCGCGTAACCAGGGAAACTGGTCGAGCGCCTCTCACTATCAGTCTTCAAAAAGGGGGGGGCGCGGGAGGACATACAAGTACGGGGCAACGTCCCGCAAGCCATCGTCGTCAACCACGACGGCCACCAGCAAACCTCCGTCGGCGGCAGGCAGCAGACCACGTGCTACAACCCAGCAGTAG